CATGGATGTCGAAAAGGGTCTTATCACATTTGAGAGCTTAAAGAGAAATTTCATGCTTTTGGGGTTGCAAGGCTTGAGTGATGATGAGTTGATATCTATGTTGAGGGAAGGAGATTTAAATGGAGATGGGGCATTGAATCAAATGGAGTTCTGTATTCTCATGTTTAGATTGAGTCCAGGTTTAATGAATGGATCGAGAAGGTTGCTTGAAGAAGCTGTTGCAAATGGGTTGTAAGCTTTTTTCTATGTCAAAAAGTTTATAGATTAATATTGTCTTTCATGTAATTTGGTAATAGAGTACCAGTATCACCAaaaccctcttcttcttcttcagatctTTATTATGTTTTGGTTTGTTGATGTTATATAATGGAGCAGCTTGATACATACATAAAAGCTTCCTTCTCAAGTCCATTTTGAACTCAGTCTCAATGAAGAACTACAAGTTGTGTACTAAgcaccaaccccccccccccaccccaccctggaaaattatctgctccattttctgCTCGGTCTAGTTTTctaagtccctctaataggggggtggaccccatcctgggtagtgtgttcgaacagagggtagggtggtcctttaccacaccccccccccccccaaaaaaaaaatttgtttccttttgctgGGAAAGAGTATTTCAGagttttataaataaaagggtaaattacagatcaccccctggttttcgaAAAAACTCAAATCCGCCCCTCTACAGTtatggtgttagtctgctgttagttattggtgtgtaAAGACTATTTTATcattgtactaaaacattagaattcaatttacaatactacccttccttcatcttcaaccttaatGGACAGCTTCTTTTGGGTTAAAATCAAAGCTTTCCGCCATCTGTAATGGCGGttctttaaaataaaataaaaaatctctgtAGGATGCAAGTTTGAAACTTGATGGAATGGACAGAGAAGGGGTGAAGTGATTCGTGAAACCCTAAGATGTAAGCAAGAAGGTTGGGTTTAGTGGGAATTCCACATAACTTTTGCAAAAGATAAGATTTTTAATAGTTGAATCGGTGGaggaaattagaaacaaaaacagGAAATAAAACATAGAGAAATTTAAAgcataaatagaaaaaattgaAGTGGGAAAAAAAGTAAGGAAAGAGACGTCCGCGACTCCCTCGAAATATGCAAGCACAAGCACAAATtgtgggagaagagaggaagtaATGAGAGATGTTCATGCTGTGAATCTGTTCTCAAGAACGATGAACTACATGTACTGAGACCTCAACCACCCCTCGCCCTGCAGAGTGAGAGTGTTGATGGATAGGTATAGATATCTGAATGCATAATCTAAGTGAACTCGAAAACAATTGATGAGGCAGAAGAACGTACAAAAACAGGTTTTGACTCTTGAGTGTTTACTGCAACaaggaaaaagcaaaaaaaaaacagagaagggaaatagaaaccttaaaaaaaattaaattagacACAATCCCTAGGAATTGGGCAGTATCATGAGATCAGACACAATCTCCCCATTGTTGGCCGA
The DNA window shown above is from Telopea speciosissima isolate NSW1024214 ecotype Mountain lineage unplaced genomic scaffold, Tspe_v1 Tspe_v1.1268, whole genome shotgun sequence and carries:
- the LOC122648472 gene encoding calcium-binding protein PBP1-like; this encodes MAGNSKVVFQDFFPSMIERLGAEGFVRELCNGFRLLMDVEKGLITFESLKRNFMLLGLQGLSDDELISMLREGDLNGDGALNQMEFCILMFRLSPGLMNGSRRLLEEAVANGL